Proteins co-encoded in one Balneolaceae bacterium genomic window:
- a CDS encoding PIG-L family deacetylase, with protein MKVLYIFPHPDDESFGPAPAISAQLRQGHEVYLLTLTKGEATKQRFKLGVDKKKMGQIRYEEMLCVQDVLGLTGMEVLDLPDGELKNLNPIEIEDHIETHISKIEPDVLVTYAVHGVSGFHDHLVTHAVVKRVFCKMKEEGEKYPKRLALFTRMGEVDLDGKFRLEVSDDEEIKFIEKCSEEDMHKFRKALDCYETYQEVIEASNVKEVVNHKVPFEIFGENIDGRLDSLFEGIGS; from the coding sequence ATGAAAGTCTTATATATTTTCCCCCATCCGGATGATGAATCCTTTGGTCCTGCACCGGCCATATCTGCTCAACTCCGCCAGGGCCATGAAGTGTATTTATTAACTCTTACCAAGGGTGAAGCCACCAAACAACGCTTCAAACTGGGAGTGGATAAGAAAAAGATGGGACAAATTCGCTATGAGGAGATGTTGTGTGTGCAAGATGTACTTGGTTTAACGGGTATGGAAGTTCTTGATCTGCCGGATGGGGAATTGAAAAATCTAAATCCAATTGAGATTGAAGATCATATTGAAACACATATCAGTAAAATTGAACCAGATGTTCTTGTCACGTATGCCGTACACGGAGTGAGTGGTTTTCACGATCATTTAGTGACGCATGCCGTAGTGAAACGAGTTTTCTGTAAGATGAAAGAGGAGGGAGAGAAGTATCCCAAAAGACTGGCACTATTTACACGAATGGGAGAGGTGGATCTTGATGGGAAATTCAGGCTTGAAGTTTCCGATGATGAAGAGATTAAGTTTATTGAAAAGTGTTCTGAAGAGGATATGCATAAGTTCAGAAAAGCACTCGACTGTTATGAAACCTACCAGGAAGTGATTGAGGCGAGTAATGTGAAAGAGGTGGTGAACCACAAGGTTCCCTTCGAAATTTTTGGAGAGAATATTGATGGAAGATTGGACAGCCTTTTTGAGGGAATAGGTTCTTAA
- a CDS encoding lycopene cyclase family protein — MPDQKNFDIIIAGAGAAGLSLLWRILDSSLLNNREILLIDQSLEPANDKTWCFWEDLTLPDEELIHHAWDRLFIRIDGQNYEERLKKYQYKCLRSEDFCGYILEMAKNSSQVTFLEADVKGFTSDGNCGQVYTSKGDYNSQKIFQSVLKPSGFNNLKVDISLIQHFLGWEITCKQEMFDPKTPIFMDFEVPQMNGISFIYLLPFSKRKALVEYTIFSEELIPKDQYRKQIREYLRSNYNLQADDFSYSREEFGGIPMEDRRYPSTYCDYVWNIGTVGGFAKPSTGYMFSRIQKRSSEIVKALETGDKIPEDRASSYRFRVYDEMMLYLLAYEKNNALEVFKCLFQKNKFDQVLQFLSEESTFALELSIFSKMPYIPFFRSIYKMKHRIFSGV, encoded by the coding sequence TTCTTCCTTGCTAAATAATCGGGAAATTTTACTTATCGATCAGTCATTAGAACCCGCCAACGATAAAACATGGTGTTTTTGGGAGGATCTTACCTTACCTGATGAAGAACTGATCCATCATGCCTGGGATCGACTATTTATAAGAATAGACGGCCAAAATTATGAAGAGAGACTCAAAAAATACCAGTACAAATGTCTAAGAAGTGAAGATTTTTGTGGATATATATTGGAGATGGCTAAGAATAGCAGTCAGGTCACTTTTTTAGAGGCCGATGTGAAAGGCTTTACAAGTGATGGTAACTGCGGACAGGTATATACATCCAAAGGGGATTATAATTCTCAGAAAATTTTTCAAAGCGTTTTAAAACCTTCAGGATTTAATAATCTAAAAGTTGATATCTCCTTAATTCAACATTTCCTGGGATGGGAAATAACTTGTAAGCAAGAGATGTTCGATCCCAAAACTCCAATTTTTATGGATTTTGAGGTTCCTCAAATGAATGGGATTTCATTTATCTACCTGTTACCATTCTCAAAACGAAAAGCCCTTGTGGAGTACACCATTTTCTCAGAAGAATTAATCCCAAAAGATCAATACAGAAAACAAATCAGAGAATATTTAAGATCGAACTATAATTTACAAGCTGATGATTTTTCTTATTCACGTGAAGAGTTTGGGGGTATCCCGATGGAAGATCGAAGATACCCTTCTACATATTGCGACTATGTATGGAATATTGGCACTGTTGGCGGATTTGCCAAACCCTCAACCGGTTATATGTTCAGCAGAATTCAAAAACGCAGTTCAGAAATCGTAAAAGCTCTGGAAACAGGAGATAAGATACCTGAGGATCGAGCTTCATCCTATCGATTTAGAGTCTATGACGAGATGATGCTCTATCTACTCGCTTATGAAAAAAATAATGCATTGGAAGTATTTAAGTGTTTGTTTCAAAAAAACAAATTCGATCAAGTGCTTCAATTTTTGTCGGAGGAATCTACATTTGCTCTTGAACTATCTATCTTTTCCAAGATGCCCTATATACCATTTTTTAGATCGATCTATAAAATGAAACACCGCATTTTTTCGGGTGTTTAG
- a CDS encoding thioesterase — protein sequence MPKHTYSYTVPFKVRSYEVDHHQEANISSICNYFQEAAGLHARELKFDISDLQKKGLTWILYKLQVKVYTFPKRWESLRVTTWPSTGDGLRAYRDYELYNEEDKVLAVGLSQWMVVDIHKKRPVKMPDELMSSRFKTDNHVLELNKNNLMSVTDKDAEFISTAGLNDLDMNKHVNNVRYIDWMTGYNFTECKSKKCNEIIIQYSAETKVGDKIYLARNFNPDSKDEIDYTLFKNTEKRIIANAKTFWS from the coding sequence ATGCCAAAACATACGTACAGTTATACGGTTCCATTTAAAGTCCGATCATACGAAGTTGATCATCACCAGGAAGCAAATATCTCATCTATTTGCAACTATTTTCAAGAGGCCGCCGGGCTACATGCAAGGGAATTGAAGTTTGATATATCAGACCTTCAAAAGAAGGGACTTACCTGGATTTTGTATAAACTCCAGGTAAAAGTTTACACATTTCCTAAACGATGGGAGTCGTTACGTGTAACTACCTGGCCCTCTACCGGTGATGGATTGCGCGCCTACCGAGACTACGAACTATATAACGAAGAGGATAAAGTTCTGGCTGTTGGATTGAGCCAATGGATGGTAGTAGACATCCATAAAAAAAGACCTGTTAAAATGCCTGATGAACTGATGAGCAGCCGTTTTAAAACGGATAATCATGTATTGGAACTGAATAAAAATAATCTAATGTCAGTAACAGATAAGGATGCTGAGTTTATATCAACCGCAGGTCTAAATGATCTTGATATGAACAAACATGTAAATAATGTACGTTACATCGACTGGATGACCGGCTACAATTTCACAGAATGTAAATCAAAAAAATGTAACGAAATCATCATCCAATATTCTGCTGAAACAAAGGTGGGAGATAAAATATATCTCGCCAGAAATTTCAACCCTGACAGTAAAGATGAGATTGATTATACGCTGTTTAAGAATACAGAGAAACGCATTATCGCAAATGCAAAAACGTTTTGGTCGTAG
- a CDS encoding DUF3047 domain-containing protein gives MDINMRYILTVIVLLFVFVGNGFAQPVNLNPDSIDSFVMDPATFNEEDNSNSVWELAPFGRKDPTIYRSAKKENGDPIIEASSKQSISSVKVELNANPEIFPIIEWEWMVQSVLESGDVTEKDGDDYAARIYITFDYPVSDLGFGDRIKYRFYTTFTSFDVPTRALNYVWANKAKVGSIHSNPYTDWVQVVAVQSGNEKAGTWQSEKRNILEDYRAAFGEEPPAITGIQIMTDSDNTGESAEAAYGKIILKKRSSSSGMND, from the coding sequence ATGGATATAAACATGAGATATATACTCACAGTAATAGTTCTTCTTTTTGTATTTGTCGGGAATGGTTTTGCACAACCTGTCAACTTAAATCCTGATAGTATAGATAGCTTTGTTATGGACCCAGCTACCTTTAATGAAGAAGATAACAGCAACTCAGTTTGGGAACTGGCACCCTTCGGCAGAAAAGACCCGACAATCTACAGATCAGCAAAAAAGGAGAATGGTGATCCAATTATCGAAGCGAGTTCCAAACAATCAATATCAAGTGTAAAGGTTGAATTGAATGCAAATCCAGAAATTTTTCCGATTATTGAATGGGAATGGATGGTTCAGTCGGTTCTTGAATCAGGTGACGTAACTGAAAAAGATGGTGATGATTATGCAGCCCGAATTTATATTACATTTGACTACCCGGTTTCTGATCTTGGTTTTGGCGACAGGATCAAATATAGATTTTATACCACATTTACCTCGTTTGATGTGCCCACTCGTGCCCTGAATTATGTATGGGCAAACAAAGCAAAAGTTGGATCAATTCATTCAAACCCCTACACGGATTGGGTTCAGGTTGTAGCTGTTCAGTCCGGCAACGAGAAAGCGGGAACCTGGCAATCAGAAAAAAGAAATATTCTTGAAGATTATAGAGCTGCATTTGGAGAGGAACCACCCGCCATCACCGGAATACAGATCATGACTGATTCAGACAACACAGGTGAGTCAGCAGAAGCAGCCTATGGAAAAATTATTCTTAAAAAGAGATCATCTTCATCTGGTATGAATGATTAG
- a CDS encoding vitamin B12-dependent ribonucleotide reductase: MKFKRFYTNEKWSSPYEEIKFEKRKSEIKNPDGSVIFQMENVVVPSSWSQVSTDIIAQKYFRKAGVPAKTKKVKEKGVPAWLQRSVADEKALEKIDKDERYSHEIDSKQVFHRLAGCWTYWGWKHDYFDSEEEAKIFYDELRYMLANQMAAPNSPQWFNTGLHWAYGINGPAQGHYYVDGKTGELKKSEDAYSHPQPHACFIQSIDDDLVNEGGIMDLWVREARLFKYGSGTGSNFSKIRGENEPLSGGGKSSGLMSFLKIGDRAAGAIKSGGTTRRAAKMVTLDLDHPDIEEYITWKVREEQKVAAIVAGSKITQKHLKKIINLCNEPVEIDGKTYNGAVSRDPIKNEDLGKAIKQAKRDQVPLNYIERVIQLAGQGFTDIEFDTYDTDWNSEAYATVSGQNSNNSVRVPNSFMNAVVDDKEWNLYGRVERKNAKKEGREPEPMKTLDARDLWDQISYAAWSCADPGAQYHDTINEWHTCPEDGPINASNPCSEYMFLDNTACNLASLNLMKYFKDEDCSEFDVESIRHASRLWTVVLEIAVLMAQFPSKEIAELSYVFRTLGLGFANIGAALMVQGVPYDSEKGCAIAGALTCMMHMKAYETSAELAGELGPFEGYERNKEHMLRVLRNHKRAAYDADDEAYEGLTITPMGISEDHCPAYLLNAARKNADAAVELGEKNGYRNAQVTVIAPTGTIGLVMDCDTTGIEPDFALVKFKKLAGGGYFKIINQSVPLALKNLGYKKNEIDDIINYAKGSGALEGCPHINPETLKEKGFTDEKLEAIEEALPGSFDIKFAFNHWTLGEDFCKDVLGLSEDQLSDHNFDMLRYLGFSKDQIQDANDYVCGTMTIEGAPHLKEKDYPVFDCANKCGRIGKRFISAEGHINMMAAAQPFISGAISKTINLPNEATVEDFKDAYMQSWEKMLKANALYRDGSKLSQPLNSMNDVIEELEDEDEDTASAQDKVVQTAEKIIHKYVARRKRLPFRRNGYTQKVKIGGQSVYLRTGEYENGQLGEIFIDMHREGAAFRSLTNCFAIAISLGLQHGVPLEEFVDAFTFTKFEPSGMVNGSPHVKMTTSVIDYIFRELAVTYLGREDLAHVAPEDILKRKLRPSEEEELADEVAKKSQTKNKTKTVNEGANVIQKEQYQQEDDAESDYDRAKQLGYTGDSCSECGSMTMIRNGTCLKCMTCGSTTGCS; the protein is encoded by the coding sequence ATGAAATTCAAGCGTTTTTATACGAATGAAAAATGGAGTTCACCGTACGAAGAGATCAAGTTTGAGAAAAGAAAATCAGAGATAAAGAATCCCGACGGTTCGGTTATTTTTCAGATGGAAAATGTAGTGGTTCCATCATCCTGGTCACAAGTCTCCACAGATATTATCGCTCAAAAATATTTTCGAAAAGCCGGTGTACCTGCAAAAACGAAAAAAGTAAAAGAGAAAGGGGTGCCAGCTTGGTTGCAGCGATCCGTTGCCGATGAGAAAGCACTGGAAAAAATTGACAAAGATGAACGGTATAGCCATGAAATTGATAGTAAACAGGTTTTTCATCGATTAGCAGGTTGCTGGACTTACTGGGGATGGAAACACGATTACTTCGATTCTGAAGAGGAAGCTAAAATATTTTACGATGAACTTCGATATATGCTCGCCAACCAGATGGCAGCGCCAAACAGTCCCCAATGGTTTAACACGGGACTCCACTGGGCATATGGAATTAACGGCCCCGCGCAGGGACACTACTATGTAGATGGCAAAACCGGTGAGCTTAAAAAATCAGAAGATGCCTATTCACATCCGCAACCTCATGCATGCTTCATTCAAAGTATAGATGACGATCTTGTGAATGAAGGTGGAATTATGGATCTCTGGGTCCGTGAAGCAAGACTTTTTAAATATGGTTCAGGAACAGGAAGTAATTTTTCAAAAATCCGAGGTGAAAATGAGCCTTTGAGTGGCGGGGGAAAATCATCCGGTTTGATGAGTTTCCTGAAAATTGGAGATCGTGCAGCTGGTGCGATAAAATCTGGTGGTACGACACGGCGGGCAGCAAAAATGGTTACGCTCGATCTCGATCATCCCGATATTGAAGAGTACATCACCTGGAAAGTTCGTGAAGAGCAGAAAGTTGCAGCAATTGTGGCAGGTTCAAAAATCACGCAAAAGCATCTCAAAAAAATTATCAACCTTTGCAATGAGCCTGTAGAAATTGATGGGAAAACATACAATGGTGCTGTGAGTCGTGACCCCATTAAAAATGAAGATCTCGGCAAGGCGATTAAACAGGCAAAACGCGATCAGGTGCCACTGAATTATATTGAGCGCGTGATCCAATTAGCCGGACAGGGTTTCACTGATATTGAATTTGATACCTATGATACCGACTGGAATTCGGAAGCTTATGCTACGGTGAGCGGACAAAATTCTAACAACTCCGTTCGTGTGCCCAATAGCTTTATGAACGCTGTTGTAGATGACAAAGAGTGGAACCTTTATGGCAGAGTTGAACGAAAGAATGCAAAAAAAGAGGGCAGAGAACCTGAGCCGATGAAAACACTGGATGCCCGGGATTTGTGGGATCAGATAAGTTATGCGGCTTGGTCTTGCGCCGATCCCGGTGCGCAGTATCACGATACAATTAACGAGTGGCACACCTGCCCGGAAGATGGTCCGATTAATGCGAGTAATCCCTGTTCGGAGTATATGTTCCTCGATAATACGGCCTGTAATCTCGCATCATTGAATTTGATGAAATATTTTAAAGATGAAGATTGCAGCGAATTTGATGTTGAATCTATTCGTCACGCTTCAAGACTCTGGACGGTTGTACTTGAAATAGCTGTATTGATGGCGCAGTTCCCATCCAAAGAGATAGCAGAACTTTCCTACGTATTCCGAACACTGGGCCTTGGCTTTGCAAATATTGGTGCAGCGTTGATGGTACAGGGTGTTCCTTATGACAGTGAAAAGGGATGTGCAATTGCCGGCGCACTTACTTGTATGATGCACATGAAAGCATACGAAACAAGTGCCGAACTGGCCGGCGAGCTTGGACCTTTTGAAGGATACGAAAGAAATAAAGAGCATATGCTGCGGGTACTCAGAAATCACAAACGAGCTGCTTATGATGCCGACGATGAGGCGTATGAAGGGCTAACCATTACACCAATGGGAATCAGTGAAGATCATTGCCCGGCATATCTCTTGAACGCTGCCCGTAAAAATGCCGATGCAGCCGTGGAATTGGGAGAAAAGAACGGATATCGAAATGCACAGGTTACAGTTATTGCTCCAACCGGAACCATTGGATTGGTGATGGATTGCGACACTACCGGAATTGAGCCTGATTTTGCCCTGGTGAAATTTAAGAAACTGGCCGGTGGTGGATACTTCAAGATCATTAATCAAAGTGTGCCTCTTGCTCTCAAGAATCTTGGTTATAAGAAGAATGAGATTGATGATATCATTAATTATGCCAAGGGTTCGGGTGCACTTGAAGGTTGTCCGCATATCAATCCTGAAACTCTTAAAGAGAAAGGATTTACGGACGAAAAACTGGAAGCAATTGAAGAAGCTCTGCCCGGAAGTTTTGACATCAAATTTGCCTTTAACCACTGGACACTGGGTGAGGATTTCTGTAAAGATGTGCTTGGCCTTTCGGAGGATCAACTCTCTGATCATAATTTTGATATGCTTCGATATCTCGGATTTTCAAAAGATCAGATTCAGGATGCCAACGATTATGTTTGTGGAACGATGACGATTGAAGGGGCTCCTCATCTGAAGGAAAAAGATTATCCTGTATTTGATTGCGCGAATAAGTGCGGAAGAATTGGGAAACGTTTTATTTCGGCTGAAGGTCACATTAATATGATGGCGGCAGCACAGCCATTCATCTCCGGCGCAATTTCAAAGACCATTAACTTGCCAAATGAAGCTACGGTTGAGGATTTCAAAGATGCCTATATGCAGTCTTGGGAAAAAATGCTGAAAGCCAATGCGCTTTATCGCGATGGCTCGAAGCTGAGTCAGCCTTTGAACTCTATGAATGATGTAATTGAAGAGCTCGAGGATGAAGATGAAGATACAGCTTCAGCGCAAGATAAAGTGGTTCAAACCGCTGAAAAAATTATTCACAAGTATGTGGCACGGCGTAAGCGGCTTCCATTCAGAAGAAACGGTTATACACAGAAAGTGAAAATAGGCGGACAGAGTGTTTACCTGCGAACCGGTGAATATGAAAATGGCCAACTTGGAGAAATCTTCATTGATATGCATCGTGAAGGTGCTGCTTTCAGAAGTTTGACCAACTGCTTTGCAATTGCCATTTCACTTGGCTTGCAGCACGGTGTTCCTCTCGAAGAGTTTGTGGATGCATTTACATTCACCAAGTTCGAGCCAAGCGGAATGGTTAATGGCAGCCCTCATGTGAAGATGACAACATCCGTTATCGACTACATCTTCAGGGAACTTGCAGTTACCTATCTTGGACGAGAAGATCTGGCTCATGTTGCTCCTGAAGATATTTTAAAAAGAAAACTTCGGCCGTCCGAAGAGGAGGAGCTTGCTGATGAAGTTGCAAAAAAGTCTCAAACAAAAAATAAAACAAAAACGGTAAATGAAGGTGCCAACGTCATTCAGAAAGAGCAGTATCAACAAGAAGATGATGCTGAATCTGATTACGACAGGGCAAAACAATTGGGTTACACAGGCGACTCTTGCTCTGAGTGCGGGAGCATGACAATGATCCGAAACGGCACATGTTTAAAATGCATGACCTGCGGCTCTACAACAGGGTGCTCCTGA